In Desulfobacter hydrogenophilus, the genomic stretch CAAGTGGGGTAAAAGTCTGTGGCTGGTCATTCAGGGTTTGAACCAATACTTTCGGGGATGGTGGAATTATTTTCGGTTTACAGAGGCCAAATCCTTCCTTAAAAGGGCTCAAGATCTGGATAATGCGAAGACTGCGAACTCTTGTTTGGAAACAATGGAAAAATCCCAAAACCAGGGTTCGTAACCTTCAAAAACTCAGTCAATAGTCCGGCTATTAACAAAAAATTTGAGAAAATTGGTTCTCATTCTCATGAGATTTCGCTTCGATCCCCTAATTTTAAACAGGCTCTTAAACTTTTAAGTTAATGGGGGTTAAAATTTAAAATTCATGCCGGCATAAATCATTCTGCCGGCAATATCATAGGGCATGTCGTCCAAGTCTTCGTCACTGATATTATCAACCCCTAAACGAAGGGTGATGCTATCATAGAACGTTTTGGAAATCTGGGCGTTGAAAAGGATAAAATCATCGCACTCCTCTTCGTCATCTATCTGTTCACCCGTATAATTGGCACCCACCGTGGCATGGATATCCCATGGCAGGGTTGCGTTGAGCCGGACATTGACGGTGTGTCTGGGCCGGTTCTCCAAGTCTTTTCCTGTTGAGTCATCCTCGGTGTCCAGATAGTGGTACCCGATGCGGATGTTGTAGTCTTGTGTGATATCCTGGGACAGTTCGCATTCAAATCCCTGTATGGTCACGCTGTCCACATTGGTATATATTTTTTCGCTGGAAGATCCCGGCAGGTATTCCGTGTCAATCAGGTTGTTCACATCGGTTTTGTATACCGCTGCCTTGAACTCCATGGTGTCCGTGAAAAATTCATACCCAAGTTCAACGGATTTTGAAGTTTCCGGCTGAAGGTCGTCGTTGCCGGATATGGTGATGCCTCTCATGGCTGTGGCCACGTAAGATGATGAATTTTGGGTCACGGTGGGTGCCATAAACCCTTCTCCGTAGT encodes the following:
- a CDS encoding group II intron maturase-specific domain-containing protein — translated: MERFKDKVRKLISRKWGKSLWLVIQGLNQYFRGWWNYFRFTEAKSFLKRAQDLDNAKTANSCLETMEKSQNQGS